The Lytechinus pictus isolate F3 Inbred chromosome 10, Lp3.0, whole genome shotgun sequence genome includes a window with the following:
- the LOC129269108 gene encoding uncharacterized protein LOC129269108 — MKSQSVKENQDADMDLFEEEIFMDCVFEVPSEESPPASSFAVPPIFVPSIGRGVKRVLTPSDIPLPQAYYDQLEQKRKATHIGQAQPQPSHPGDGVPMAKPPRGKEKSSLQREQVAHPRPRGRGRGRVIEKGFQEAKPSVLQIRDLGRTGLPDGNDDIEEGKARLMQMFLGRQSQFELDAQYDSSGSSIRSAPNFDLKNDKDFPDIISKVTKGVPFRSSGGGSLDENLRRRATCKGLKTRGHYNSSRDDGVSSSGDTSERKGARSSCDADIDTSCEPSTSLLRYKSSDESSSQALEGPNVLELVGLPSNLSKEDLGDLLMGCGNIIEMRLLRDNDSGACIGLAYVRMDNSESCELAVSSYHDMESPFSERYDGDTPQLSVRILPS, encoded by the exons ATGAAAAGCCAGTCAGTGAAAGAGAATCAAGACGCAGACATGGATCTCTTCGAGGAAGAAATCTTCATGGATTGTGTGTTTGAGGTCCCATCGGAAGAAAGCCCTCCAGCTTCTTCGTTTGCGGTACCACCCATATTTGTTCCTTCGATCGGACGGGGTGTCAAGAGAGTTCTTACTCCGTCTGATATTCCCCTTCCACAGGCGTACTacgaccag CTGGAGCAAAAACGCAAAGCCACCCATATAGGACAAGCGCAACCACAGCCTTCTCATCCTGGTGATGGTGTCCCTATGGCAAAGCCTCCaagaggaaaggaaaaaagCTCTTTACAACGGGAGCAGGTTGCTCATCCAAGACCCAGAGGCCGGGGGAGAGGAAGGGTGATAGAAAAGGGTTTCCAGGAAGCCAAGCCCAGTGTCTTGCAGATCAGAGATCTAGGACGTACAGGCTTACCCGATG GAAACGATGATATCGAAGAGGGGAAAGCTCGTTTGATGCAGATGTTCCTGGGCCGACAGTCTCAGTTCGAGCTTGACGCACAGTACGACTCCTCCGGCTCTTCGATCCGATCCGCTCCAAACTTTGACCTGAAGAACGATAAGGACTTCCCGGATATCATCTCAAAGGTGACGAAGGGGGTGCCCTTCAGGTCATCCGGCGGGGGCTCCTTGGACGAGAACCTAAGGAGAAGGGCTACTTGCAAAGGTCTAAAAACCAGAGGACACTACAACAGTTCCAGAGATGACGGGGTGTCGTCCAGTGGAGACACGAGTGAACGTAAAGGAGCAAGGTCATCGTGTGATGCTGACATTGACACCAGTTGTGAACCCTCGACCTCACTGCTCAGATATAAATCATCTGATGAAAGCAGTTCTCAG gccctTGAAGGTCCGAATGTATTGGAACTGGTCGGACTGCCATCAAACCTCAGTAAAGAGGATCTAGGTGACCTGCTCATGGGGTGCGGTAACATTATAGAGATGAGACTGCTCCGGGATAATGACTCCGGGGCTTGTATAGGATTGGCGTATGTCAG GATGGACAATTCGGAATCGTGTGAATTAGCTGTTTCATCGTATCATGATATGGAGTCCCCTTTCTCGG AAAGGTATGATGGGGACACACCTCAGCTATCTGTCAGGATCCTACCATCATGA